The Anastrepha ludens isolate Willacy chromosome 2, idAnaLude1.1, whole genome shotgun sequence DNA window GCAAAGTTGCGCGTCATCTTGAAACACAATAGGATCATGAAGAAACTAACGGTTAAGGCTCGCGAAAATATTGCGAAGGTGGCCGAACCATTCAACAAGATTATTAAATCCTACGGATACGAAGTTTAAATGCGTATCGTGATTGCTTGTATAAAATGAGTagagattttttaataaaagaatatcttaagtaaaaaatatacctGGCTATTATTATTCAACACTTTAATTCACTGCTTAAGTAAATAGCTAAACCGGTTAAGCAAACATATATCTCAATACGTAGAGCAAAGACATTATTTGGGATAACTTGATAAATAATTTACTGCAATGTTAGAGTTCGACTAACTTCAATGTTGTTTGGTATATAATTCAGAGCACTTTTCTTCGATTTGTGGTACACTTGCTTAACCACTCCTGTTATATTGCGCCAAACTTATTGATACTAATGGTTGTAAAATATGTCGGCTTAGGAAAAGTTTGAATTGCTATTTGACATTCAGTTTTTGCGATAATTTTCATATTCACCTAATCAATATTCTTTTTTTCGGTTATTATCAACTAACGCGCAGTATGCGGTAAATCCTCCAGGTTCCTTTCAGTAATCTTCACGTGCGGATGTAGCTTACCTTTTCCCTATCTGTTCTACCCttcttttattaaaactaatatataCATTTTGGTTTAATTACACACCGCCATTAGTTTATTACACATCAGATACGTAAATTTAGTAATCATCGAcctaaataaaaacgaaaaatatattgtacaaaagGAACTAAAGCGTATTACATCGAACGAAAATTGTATTTGCTTTATGCATCTATCTACTTATCTAGGGCACATGGCATGCCTACCACCATCGACAGGCATATTCATCCCCGTAGTAAATGTGGCCATGCCACTGGCCAAAAAACAAATAGCATTGGCCACTTCTTCTGCGTCGCCTGCTCGTCCAAGTGCGTGTGTAGTCTTACAGTGTTCCAGGAATTTCTCATAAGCATCATCATTCATACCAGAACGTTTATGTAGGTTGGTAACTACGACACCCGGATTAACCGAGTTGCAACGCACTCCCTTTGGTGCAAGTTCCAGAGCAACACAACGTGTAAACTGATCAATTGCCGATTTGGATACGTTGTAAGCTAAAACATTAGGAAAAGCACGTAAACCGCAAACGCTGGAAACATTAACGATATTGCCTTTTGTTTTAATCAACTCCGGTACAACGAGCATAGTGAGTTGATACACTGAACGTACATTTACATTCATCATCCTATCGAACTGCTCAAGACTGGTATTCTCAATGCTACCACTCTCGATGATTCCAGCATTGTTTACCAATACATCAATTTGACCAAATTTGTTCAAAACTTCGGTTATGATAGTTGACACTGCGCTCTCATCTGTCAAGTCTGTCTTTATGAGCAACGGTGCTGATGAACCATCACCTACAGCAGCATTTTCACACTTTCCTTCTGTTTCTTTAAGATTTTCCATATTTCGTCCAACCAAAGCCAGTTTTGCACCTAATTTGGCGAACTGAACAGCTGCAGCGGCACCAATCCCAGAGCTGGCACCCGTGATTAACACAACTTTATCCTTGAAATCCATACTCCCATTAAAGACACAACGCAGCGAAATTGTGAAATCGTCTATCAGAtaatatcaaataataaaaaaatactccaagtacccaagaatgatataaacaagattgcgcccatcagagcgtacgtgtcgtcacgtttgctgagttgtgcagtattgccaaccatttgctcttcgcaataaatttagtgcttttttataccgaaaatgcgaaaattttgaagtttcgtgtttgtttctttttgcgtttaatttaaagctaccgaatgcttcaatgctatcactagtaaaatgcttcatacatataaagctcgtttttcgattgaaggcatttcctcgccggcagaaatgcatccactgtttgcagagcgcctcatcctttggaaatataatataaaaaagcttatatcacacgctttattgaggttcttactagcacaatttttcactgcacatttcatgttttcttatttttcacttatacgagtacactttcacgaaatatcttatttttgcgtaaatattcactaaaacgtttgttaccgtttgttcttattaacgcacatttcaaataagaaacgaatattcataaacatcaacaataaccgcaatcatgggcaatgtgaccagatctctgagaagattttagtgctaatgaaaatttttttactcttataaaatttgataatttgaaagtgcaaatttaatttttggctccatttaaggttatgcaaaaatattatttgccccgctcccaactcttcttaagattgaaaacctttttacacattttaaaaagcctttgaatttattgaatgcgaattaaaaccttagaggtgtaattgtttcttccggtcataaatctttagtgagacataggacattaagagttgtattcattgtaaaaataagccacaaactaccagaaaatactaaagaaaccatactgacatttttacaaaaagagtaccttatctagttacataacttcaaatatagcaaaaaagccgttcccttaacaaaagagtctcgtttaagaaaaacctcataaattaaattgtacataagcatgacatatttatttaaaaaaacccacattttaaagacaatttgtcacgcatacaaagttctttaagtgattcaataaaaatttgttgggttattttctttgaatgggcattttaatgcgtttttatatccaaagctaggcaacactgcagtagcgagagagagatttgactgccgaaagcagaagaacaccaacaacacttgcactcgcgggcaatgccaccagatgttaaaaaaaagtaaagctaaataaaactgagtgaattatttaaataattattaaataattattaaataattattaaaacatgacattttaattagaacaactagaaaaatgtcatgaagaaagaactaaaactccgagacacaaaataataaaaataacaaaaaaaaaatcataaatcaagttacgaaaatggtaatctggccatactggagctaaaatcacgtaactagttgtcaaattcgctgagcgcaaagtaacgggaccacgatgggcgccatctcattattctttgcatcatgccaAGTACCGATTAGCGGTTATCAAGACAGTGCCACAGTCATCCACTTGAGAAAAGGGCATCTGAACCATTCACATTAAGCATAATAATGCAACTACAGCCCagaaaaaatgataatacaGAGTGCTCACATAATTGCAAACAATAACCACAGTAATTCGGCTTTTCGGAATTTGGCATTCTCATCAGATAGGTGAGAATGAGTTGATGAGTAAACTCACTATAACTGCAAAATATGCGACGTGAGCCAAACGAACTGTAAAATGATATGGATTCTAAGTAACaatgaaaattctaaaaaccgtagctaatttttttatatccagtagtatctaaaataaaattttctgaaacaTCTTAAAATCAAGTAGTCTTGTTAGTTTCAGAAATTTCTGAAAATGCTAAAAACGGTCGCGAGTGAACAAAGAACTGTTTTTACTTCAAAATacattatttaagaaaaaatacttcTTGTACCTATGGTACTTTGCCGTAATTTTTTTAGGGTTTTCAATAATGAATGAATTTTACAACTTATGAATGATGGTCCATGCCGGATATATGGAAGTAAGCTTTCCAATAACCTAGCCCGGCTGTGTGGTACAATATTgatgtaattattaaaaaaaatattttttttgattgttttacCCTTCATTTGGGGGCTTTTTAGATCGATATCATCATTTATCTAAATTACCTTTTTATTATATGCAGGAGTATGGTTTTTAAtaacagatatatgtatgtacctattatggtgtttcatttcaatttatttgtacgTGGGGCTCGAGAAGGAATTTCTAAATTACTTAAAATGTCATTTAcacattgtttaataaaaataataaaaaaattagttaatttaagaaaactattatttttaaaaaagtaggGAAATGTATGTGGACTTAAGTGAAATCaactaaaaaattgaataacaaaatataaaataaacaaattatttaaaattaaataaaacaaagaaacattaaattaaataaaacataaaaatttaaattaattaatataaagaaagtagaataaattaaaacacaaaaaaacgtttaataaaaaaaaaaaaaatacaaacctaTAAAATCAAACCaaagcattaaaataaaaaagcaaaaaaaaaaaacaacagcaatcacaaaaaaatattaaaataaaacgtaagtaaataaataaataaaattacatacatgaaaataataaattaatataaaataaataatgttttatttaatagaaaaagtaataaagtaaatacatgatctaaccctatcaaactcaaaacttgggtgttcaatcaagaactggagagtccttgccgaagattcgtgctcggaccacaggtacattgagtttcagtgtggcgagcaggcacaaatgccattgccctctagaaaccccagaaaaacagactggcagaagtttagggaggcgcttcgggaccttgacgttacgccaccaagacttcgaaaagaacaggccattgaggcggctgttgagaaactcaacgctgccctaaccgaatgttttgagtcagcctgcccaattcgacctctccctaaccgggcttccttggtggaatcgagagctccagatgttgcggcgtgagtcgagaaaacttctaaaccgggccctcaagactaaccttgcagaggactgggagcgataccgtgatgttcagaagaactacaagaggcttattcgggaatcgaaaagagcctcatatagggaattctgcagcggtattgaatctttgagtgacacggcgaaattggttaggatcctgaaaagcgacccaactgcaaagctgaaggctccttcacggagcggcaaagtgagacactcagcttgctgatggaatctcactttcctggtaatcagataagcgtcagccggcaacagcccttattggcttacataccacgctcttggaggaaggtgagggtcgctttcatcccaaaggttggaaacgacgactacaccagccccaaaagctttagacccatcagcatgacctctttcatgctgaaaagtctcgaaggactggtggaactgcgcatacgtcagaagtcgctgaaagctcaccctctgtctctatttcagcatgcctatcagagtggaaaatcgtGCGAGTCGGCACtacaaaaccttgttgctagggtagagctggccatcgacaggagggactacgctatgggcatctttttagacatagagggtgCGTTTGATAAttccacttttgacagtatgtgtaactctgctagtaggcacggcgtagactggatgctagtaaattggattcgttcgatgctggcccaaagaatcgtttcggtgcgagcagaggaagatctgctggtgtcatctggggttaatagaggctgcccccaaggcggtgtgctgtctccattgctctggtgcatggtaatcgatcctctactcaccaccttaaacgattcgggagtctacgcacaagcatatgcggacgatgttacTTCTTTGGGAACAGGCCCTTCGcgtatgaacatctgcaggaaagtacAGAAaacccgccaagactggtattgtcctctttaccagaaggaggaagcttgatggactcgttctgccaaagataaaaggagtcacaatccaaggaaattaaatatcttggagtaatcctcgatagtaagctcctatggaaatcacacgttgaaacaaaggcatccaaagcattGACAGCTTTcaggcagtgcaaaggtgtctttgggaaaacgtggggtctctctcctagcaaggtcctatggatctacacggctatgataagacccattatcatctatgcatcagtggtctggatgagtagactctctctagtgggagtcaggaggaccttatcgagactacaacgcactgtgaccATCTGTTGcgccggagcttttccgactacttcaggcccggcactagatgctctgattggtttaccaccacttgatgctttcatccaggGAGAGGACGTGAaagccatctgcagactgaaacacaaagggaactggtacggcccttgtcctgcattggaacacagagaaggcatggacatcgatccaacgattctctccatgccccttgactccatgccatcaagagtcgtacttgaaaaaagatacagtgtagtgctaccagagtctcagttgtgggaagactcagaaaatgagcccggcaaacactgttttcgaatttttacggatggctccggctctggggtctacgtggaatccagcgggacaaaactgcactttgctcttggaatgcatgcatctgtgtttcaagcggaggtgtatgcagttcaagaagcgatgaactttgttgtggaaaaacgatggagaggcagatctatatgtgactgcagcgacagccaagctgcgcttatggccttagacagccctccaaccacatcaggggtagtcaagtcctgtaaatccaggctgaactatgtcggtagacataatagagtgatgctaacatgggtcacgggacacgtgggtatcgcgggtaacgcgCGATGGGCTCTAGctcttagctaagatgggctctgaggccaacttctttgggccagagcccgttttgccactgctttctgcggccatcacagccacggttagcaaatgggtaactaccacccacaagcgagcttggcaggctgagagaggctgcagatggactaaactgatgttacctgtcatgtccgatcgactgtcgcaaacccctctgttattaagcagaggggagtgcagacggctggttggactgatgacgggccactttctgtgggcaaagcacatggaaaggttgggcatctcagacagtgtactctaccgagattgtgaag harbors:
- the LOC128871779 gene encoding 3-oxoacyl-[acyl-carrier-protein] reductase FabG-like, with amino-acid sequence MDFKDKVVLITGASSGIGAAAAVQFAKLGAKLALVGRNMENLKETEGKCENAAVGDGSSAPLLIKTDLTDESAVSTIITEVLNKFGQIDVLVNNAGIIESGSIENTSLEQFDRMMNVNVRSVYQLTMLVVPELIKTKGNIVNVSSVCGLRAFPNVLAYNVSKSAIDQFTRCVALELAPKGVRCNSVNPGVVVTNLHKRSGMNDDAYEKFLEHCKTTHALGRAGDAEEVANAICFLASGMATFTTGMNMPVDGGRHAMCPR